From Fibrobacter sp. UWB5, the proteins below share one genomic window:
- a CDS encoding ribonuclease HII: MKFKVPAFLEGIEAPVDGEIAMRKFAAQAGENAIVVGIDEVGRGPLAGPVVACAAVLKAPDALLTLNDSKKLTRPKREAMYQDVQDACACFAVASASVEEIDRMNILEADFLAMRRALQALGMPGLHESAPQIPVFQKGSFAEVLGSPLKAQGSLLIAVDGNLKIHGIPEEMQIPVVKGDGRIASISAASILAKVFRDRYMDDLEKKFPGYGFDKHAGYGTKAHLDAIRRLGMTAEHRKSFHPKSLQTELDL; encoded by the coding sequence ATGAAATTCAAGGTTCCGGCATTTCTCGAAGGCATTGAAGCCCCTGTCGATGGCGAAATCGCCATGCGCAAGTTCGCCGCGCAAGCGGGGGAGAACGCGATCGTGGTCGGTATCGACGAAGTCGGTCGTGGCCCGCTGGCAGGCCCGGTGGTGGCGTGTGCAGCCGTCCTGAAGGCGCCCGATGCGCTCCTGACGCTCAACGACTCCAAGAAGCTCACTCGCCCCAAGCGCGAAGCCATGTACCAGGATGTGCAAGATGCCTGTGCCTGCTTTGCCGTGGCAAGCGCCTCGGTCGAAGAAATTGACCGCATGAACATTCTGGAAGCGGACTTTCTGGCCATGCGCCGCGCCCTGCAGGCCCTGGGCATGCCCGGCTTGCATGAATCCGCCCCTCAAATCCCGGTATTCCAGAAAGGCTCCTTTGCCGAGGTTCTCGGCTCGCCGCTCAAGGCCCAGGGCTCGTTGCTCATCGCCGTCGACGGCAATCTCAAAATTCACGGGATTCCCGAAGAAATGCAGATTCCCGTGGTCAAGGGCGATGGCCGCATTGCAAGCATCTCGGCAGCCTCGATTTTGGCAAAAGTATTCCGTGACCGCTACATGGACGACCTCGAAAAGAAGTTCCCCGGCTACGGTTTTGACAAGCATGCCGGTTACGGAACCAAGGCTCACCTTGACGCAATCCGCCGTCTCGGCATGACTGCGGAACATCGTAAAAGCTTTCACCCCAAGAGTTTACAGACGGAGCTTGATCTGTAG
- the purN gene encoding phosphoribosylglycinamide formyltransferase, whose translation MFKIGVMASGGGSNFKAIIDRIGEGDLEAQCKFLITNNGGCGAVSHAESYGIPVFHISGKTHSDRAAYEAALLEVIDRYDIDLLILAGYMKALPASLIKRLPDRILNIHPSLLPKYGGKGFWGIHVHEAVVAAHEKESGPTVHLVSEEIDQGRILAQTKVPVLADDTPEVLAARVLVQEHALYWKTIKDYAAQLGL comes from the coding sequence ATGTTTAAAATAGGCGTGATGGCTTCCGGTGGTGGAAGCAACTTTAAAGCAATCATTGACCGCATTGGCGAGGGCGACCTCGAGGCCCAATGCAAGTTCCTGATCACCAACAATGGTGGTTGCGGGGCTGTTTCTCACGCGGAATCTTACGGGATTCCCGTTTTCCATATTTCGGGCAAAACGCATTCCGATAGGGCTGCTTACGAAGCCGCTCTTTTAGAAGTCATCGATCGCTACGATATTGATTTGTTGATTTTGGCGGGCTATATGAAGGCCTTGCCGGCAAGCCTCATCAAAAGGCTTCCGGATCGCATTCTGAACATTCACCCCTCGCTTTTGCCCAAGTATGGCGGCAAGGGCTTCTGGGGAATTCACGTGCATGAGGCCGTGGTTGCTGCCCACGAAAAGGAATCGGGCCCGACGGTTCACTTGGTCAGCGAAGAAATCGACCAGGGCCGAATCTTGGCGCAGACGAAGGTTCCGGTGCTCGCAGACGACACTCCCGAGGTCTTGGCAGCCCGCGTGCTGGTGCAGGAACACGCCCTCTACTGGAAGACGATTAAGGATTACGCCGCTCAATTAGGCTTGTAA